The genome window GGGTTGGTCACCGTCGCCAATCAGCTTTCCTACGGCCTGGCCGGTTCCAAAAAATTTCTCCTTTAAGTCTGAGCTGATAATAATGGGCTGATTTTTTGCAACCATATCTGCCTTATTAAACCAGCGGCCTTCCAGCAATTGCGTTGTCATGGTGGTGTTATACGTGTCATCAACAGTATATTGGTTTACTCCACCTACCTGCTTGCCATTATAGTTTGCGCCGCCCTCCCAGGAATTTTGAGAAAACGGAACATTATCGCTGCAAAAGCTTATTTCCTTTACGCCGGGCAATGCCCTTAAATTCTGGCTCAGCGTTTCGTAATAAGTATCAAGCGAATCGGTATTGGAGGTTTTAAAGGCATTATTGTAGCTTACTACCCAAACGTTTTTATATTCAAAACCCATTGGTTTTTTATAGTTGCTATAATAATATACTCCCAAAGTAAAAACCGCGAAGAGTACAAGGAATGAGAATAACATCTCGGACATTAATAAAAAGTTTTGTTTCTTTTTATTCCATATCAGTTTAAATAAATGCTTGAACATAATATTTTAATTTAAATGATTTGACAATTTTCATTGCGCTTTCAGCGCGGTTACTACGTTCAGTTTTGACATGCGCCAGGCCGGGTAAACACCGGAGAGCAGGCCAAAACAGAAACATATCAGCAAGCCAATGCCCAGGACAGTAAAGTTTAATGTTAACACCAGGTTCGGGATCAGGTTGGCACCATTTAGCACCTGCAATGCAATAATCGATAGTACTACACCTATAAGCCCCCCTAATAACGTTAGTATAATATTCTCCACAATAAACTGGTAAACCAACGTGCGTGATGATGCTCCAAAAGCCTTACGCACGCCAATCTCCGAAGAGCGCTCCATTATACGGGTGATATTAATGTTGACCAGGTTGAGCGTAGGTAACAGCATTACCAGCAAAGCAAAAATGCTGATTGCCGTAATCGCTATAGTCATACCGGAATGCTGTTCATCACCGGCGTCAAGATAACTGCGGATATAGGGATCGGCGTGGCTGTATATTTTAATTACCTCCTTACGTGGCAATGGCAGCCTGTTTACCATATCCTCGTACTCGTTGTGCATTTTAGAGACATCCGCTTTTGAATTTGCAAGGAAAACGCCAAAAAAACCGCCCTGGTAACCCTTATCTTTCCTGAAATCGGTTTTTGCTACCGTGTATGGCAGGTATATATCGCTGTAAACCATATAGCTGGTTATAGGTACATTTTTCACCACTCCGGTTACCCTGTATTTAACATTGTCGGCCTCAATATATTTGCCTACCACCGAAGACACATCCCCAAAATATTCTCGTTTCATATCTTCCGAGATTACAGCAACTTTATCGGCATTATCAATTTGCTGCTTGCTGAATGCGTTACCTTCGGTAAAATCATATTCCATTATGTCCCAATAATCTTCATTGGTGTATTTATAATTTACTGCAATTTTCTTGTTATTTACATAGGTATTAGTGCCGCTAAAGCCCGATGAGATGCCCACTTTAACAGGGGTTTTCAAAGCGCGGCCGTAGTGATCTAAAAGGTAAAATGACACGGGACCTGAACTCCTTCCATCTTTCATACTTAGCTGGATCCGGGACACATATAATGAGCGGTCGCGCTTTTTATCAGGATAGCTGTCACCTACCACTTTATCAATAAAGGCGGTTAATACCAGCAGGATGGTAAGCGTAAAGCTGATCCCAAACAAGCTGATAAAGGTGAAGAATTTTCTCCTTCGTAAAACTGCTATGGCTATTTTGAAATAATTTTTAAGCATAATTTTAATTTTTTAGGCTGATTGACTACTGAACCTGTGAACCATCAAATAAGCGAACCAAGCGATGGGTTTTGTGCGCCATATTTTCATCATGCGTAACCATTACTATAGTAGTTCCATCTTTTTGGTTAAGCTGCATCAGTATGTCCATAATTTCGTTACCCATGGCGCTGTCAAGGTTACCGGTAGGCTCGTCTGCCAGGATAATTTCCGGGCGACCGACTATAGCTCTCGCTATAGCTACACGCTGTTTTTGTCCTCCCGATAGTTGATTAGGAAAATGTTTTACACGATTTGAAAGGCCCACTTTTTCAAGCGCTTCAGTAGCAAGCTGTCTCCGCTCCCTTGCAGAAACATTGCGGTAAAGCAATGGCAATTCAACATTGTCCAATACCTGCAAGTCGTTTATCAAATGGTAGCTTTGAAAGATAAAGCCGAGCTTCTGATTGCGAAAATGTGCCAGCTGTTTGTCTGACAGGTGATCTGTTTTTTGATCAGCTATCGTAATGGCTCCTTTTGATGGCAAATCAAGCAGGCCCATTATATTGAGCAGCGTGCTTTTACCGCAACCTGAAGGGCCCATAATAGAAAGAAATTCTCCTTTGGCTATCTCAAGGCTGATACTGTTTAACGCCAGTGTTTCTACCGTATTGGTACGATATACTTTTTCGATGCTTTGTAAGCTTATCATTTGTTTAATTATTAAATTGGTGAATTAGTGACTTTTTATTCTTTGATTTAAGTATTGTTTAATGTTCTACATTTCTCTGATCTTAAAAATTACCTTGGCTTTTTACCTTTCCCCGTTTACCTTTCCCCTTACTTACAAGTTATTTTTTCGTTCTTTTCGAAGTCATAAAGTGACAGATAGCGCAACTGGTAATAGGCGCTCCAAAAATCGCGGAGCGACTGCACATAATCGCGCTTGGCCTGGTCGTTTTCCTGGAAAGCAATGCTGAGGTCAGTTATACTTAAGTCGCCCAAGACATATCTTTCCCTGGCTATTTTGTATTTCTCTGATGCAATACTATCAGCTTCTGCAGTAAGCGCCAGTTGATCTTTCATTACGTTAAACAGCGATACCTGGGTAACTATCTGCTGCTTAAAAGTCTGTTTGTCCTGCTCAACCGAGTATTCAGTAAACTTTTGATTTGCTTCTGCAGTCTTTATTTTAGCTTTCGACCGTCCCCAATCAAGCACCGGAATGGAGAACTGTAATTCCACCAGTTGCTGATTCTGCGGTGACCGATAAACCCCCACAATATTTTTCGCTGAATTTGACGTGCCGATATTGGCCGTTAACGTAGCTGTTAATCCCGTTTGGCCATGTGCAAGGGCAACGTCTCGCTTTGCCTCGGCAATACGCCGCATAAAAGCGATAGCATCTGACCTGTTTGCAAATGCTTCGGTCAAAACCCTGTCGGCTGTTACGCTCATCTGGCTGATGGTTTCGGGCACCTGTAACACAATTTTTTCATCGCCTTCGTGTCCTATGTAGCTGCGAAGGTTGAGGGTGGCAATTTCCATATCGCGTTTGGCTGTGCCTACCGCTTTTTTTGCGTTCAACTGCTCCAGCTGTAACTGCAGGATCTCATTTTTTGACACCTTACCCAGGTCGAACTTCAGGTTAGCTATTTTCAGGATCTTTTGGGTATTTATGAGGTTTGCTTCGGCTGTTTGCAGGTTTACCTGGGCAAGCAGCAGATCAAAAAAGTAGCCGGTTACAGTTATGGAGATCTGCTCCTGCGCTTCAATATAAGCCTGCCTGCTTTCGTTGTATAACAAGGGCTGGATCTTTTTATCCCACTTCAGGCTGTTGAACTGACCTAGCGGCTGACTAAAACCTATTGCATAAGGAACGCCATTATACAAAATGCTGTTCCTGTCAAAATCATCAAAGCGCTGCATTTGGGTTTGCCCATAAATAGTAGCACCGGTTGCTGTTATGCTTTGGCTGAAGTTTAATGTTAGGGATGAATTATCATAATGAATTGGTTGGAATATTATGGTACCATCAGGCTGTACAACCGGGGTGCTAGTCTTGCTATAGGCGGGCAAATTGCCATTTAATGATAACTGCGGCTGATAGTTTGATTTAAAGGTACGCCACTGCCAGTATTTGGTTTCGCGGGTGGTAACGGCCTGTTTGGCTGCGATAGAATTATCTTTGGCCATGGCAACCACCTCCTTCAAAGTAAGCCTTGTTGAATCAGCCTCCCCGCTGCAAAATGCGTTGAGACTGATAGTTAAAAGTAATATTGTGTATAGAATTTTCATTATTTCTGAACTAAGATTTTTAAGATTCGAGGATTGTATATTTTTTTGCGCTTAACCAATCTCTGATTAACTAACCTCTAATCTCTACCCTCAATTAATACTTATCTCCTTTGAATTTTTATACCCGCTCATATCCGAATTGATCACTACATCGCCCGGTTTAACGCCGTCCTTAATCTCCACAAAATCAAAATTGGTAAGGCCTATATGAACAGTGCGCCTTTCAGCTTTGCCGTTGTTTACTACATAAATATCCTGCAAGTCGGGGCCCTTAAAAGCCGGGCCATTTGCAACGCGCATAATATGATTATGGGTCGCTGTCACCAGGTAAACATCTACTTTCATATTTGGCCGAAGCTGTTTGTTGTTGCGCTCATCCAACTGGATATCGAACGAAATGATGCTGTTTTGGATAGATGGGGATACATTTACCACATGACCGCGTAACTGAACTTCGTTTATCAACACAATAACCGGTAAGCCGGTATGCAGCTGATCGAGCGAGTTATCAGAGATGCTACCCTGCACTTTAAAGCTGCCCAGATCGGCAATCCGGGCTAATGATTCTCCTTCGTGCACGTTCGCACCTATATTACGGTTAACGAAGGTTACCACACCAGCCCGGGTAGCCACAATATTTGCAAGGTTTAATTTACGTTGCTGCGCCACGAGATCGCTGCTTAAAATATCGGCTGCTATTTCGGCCTCCTTTATCTCTATCTGCATGGTTTGCTGCTTGTTTTTCACTTCGTTTTCAAGCTGTTTCTTTTCAAGTTGCGCAACCTTTAAATTCAGTTCCGCCTGCTCAATACCTTCGCGGGTACCACCGCCGGCTTTAAATAAACGTTTGGCATTTTCTACTGCATCGGCAAGATTATCAATACGCAGCTTTTTGATGTCATTGTTCGACTGGATATCGTAAAAGCTCTTGTTCAGATCGAGCTTCAATTTTTTTATTTCATTTTGTTTTGATTCCAGCTGAAATTTAAGTTTCTCGAAATCGGTTTGCGTAGCTGATTTATCAAGTGTAAGTATTGATTGACCTGCATTTACTTTTTTACCCGCATCCATAATCACATTTTTTATAGATGCATTTATTGGGCTGGTCAGGATCTCTTCAAACTCCGGCAACACCTCGCCGGTGGCATTCAGCGTATTTTCAATATTGCCGGTTTCAACAACCGCGGTTGTTATTTCTGATTTTTTTATGGATGATTTTAATGTTGTTCTGACTATCCATATTAAAGCAATAAGCACCGTTAAGCTTATTAAAACAATACCAACCGTTTTTCTTTTTCGTTGCGATGTAACTTCCTGTGTAATTTCCTTATCCATTATAGTACCTTGTATAGCATAGTTACTTGCAATAGCCATACCAAAGTATAAAACCTGATTTTCAGGTATTTATATCAAAATGAAAATTAAAAAGTGATCGATATCGGACAAAAAGTTTAAAACCGAACTAAAAAAGCGAAAAAAAAATAGAAATTGGACCAATATTAAAAGAAGGTTTAGCTTACCAATCGCCGGTTGAAAACATCCTTTAAAGCCCGTTTTGCAGCATGATAACCACACATACCATGTACACCTCCCCCGGGCGGGGTTGAGGATGAACAGATATAGATCCCTTTTGCAGATGTTTTGTAAGGCGACCATCGCAGCACAGGCCGTGTGAATAATTGGCCGAGATCTATTACTCCGCCGTTGATATCGCCGCCAATATAATTGGGATTATATTCTTCCATTTGAACGGTATTCATCGTGTGGCGGCCTAATATTGTATCCTTAAAACCGGGAGCAAACCGCTCAACCTGGTTTTCTATTGTCGCGGTCATATCTTTTTCAGACCCATTAGGCACATGGCAATATGCCCATGCAGTATGTTTGCCCTGAGGAGCGCGGGATGAGTCCAATATACTGGGCTGAGCCAGCAAAACATATGGTTTTTCCGGATGTTTTCCATCCCAAATCTGCTGCTCACCTTCTTCTATTTCTTCAAATGTATTTCCAATGTGGATGGTTCCGGCTTTACCGCATTCAGCCGCTTTAAACGGGATAGGTGCATCCAGCGCCCAATCAACCTTAAAAACGCCCATCCCATACCGGTATCGCTCCATTTGCCATTTGTATAACGGCGAGAATTTGTGGCCGGCAATTTTAAGCAACTGCCTTGGCGTAACATCAAACAAAAAGGCATGCGCAGATGGCAATTGGTTTAATGAAGTTATATAGGTATTGGTCTCTATTTTACCGCCTATTGATACAAAGTAAGAGGCTAAAGCATTGGCTATTTGATTTGACCCGCCTTTGGGAATAGGCCATCCCTTTAAATGTCCGTTGGCCATTAAAACCAATGCAATCGCAGAGGTAGCCAAATTACTTAGTGGCTGAATGGCATGTGCCGCCATACCTGCAAATAAACCTCTCGCTTCAGGTGTTTTAAAACGCTTTACCAGGTGACTCGCCGATGTTAAGGCAGGCAAGCCAAATCTCGCCATGGCTATCGGGTGCATGGGAAAGTGCAAGGGCCCCAAAACATCGGCAGCTATGACAGGCCAGTCTTTCACCACCGGCTGCATCAATTTAAGGTACGTATCAGCATCTGCCCCTAATAACCGGCCAGTCTCTTCAATAGAACCAGTCAGGATGGCAGCAGTGCCATTATCTAATGGATGGGCCGCAGCTATCTCAGGATAAATATATTCGAGCCCATGCGCAGCCAATGGCAACGTTTCAAAAAACGGCGACGCTGCAGCAAGCGGGTGAACTGCTGAACAAATATCGTGCAGGTAACCGGGTAGGGTAAGTTCTGCAGTGCGCAAGCCGCCGCCTATCGTTGGTTTACCTTCGAGCAATAAAACCGACAATCCGTTTTGCTGCATTAAAATAGCAGCCGCCAAACCATTAGGCCCAGATCCAACTACAACAGCATCGTAATCGCGCTTTTTCAGTTGCATTAAAAATCAGAATAAGCCGTTGGGTGCAAAAAGAAGATATCAGCCTTTGAAACATTATTTTGAAATTCCTTTTTCGCTACAAGCACCTTCCATTCAGGGTCATTTGAAAAGGCATCCCAATGTTTATCCCTGTCGGCCTTGTTGTTAAAGGTAGTCATGTACATCAGGTTTGGCATATGGCTTCCTGCTAATACTTCAGCGTAAAAAACGGCATTAAATCCAAGCCGCTTAAAAAGCGCAACTTCGTTACCATCGTTAAACATCTTTACCTTGTTCACATTATATTTTTCTGTCGCACTTTCATAGCTGCGCAGTTCATAAACCCTGTCGGTTTTGTTTGCCGTAAGTTCAGGAACGGCAGGTGCCGGCATTTTGGGGAAAGCGCTCAAAAGAACAGTTTCAAGGCGGTTAAAAGGGGCTTCGTTATGCGCGGCATCAATATAATCTTTGCCATCGGCAAGGTACTGCTGATCTGCAGATAATTGCTGATCGACTTTTTTTATCTGCTCAAACGTTTTATAGGGTATTAACACATAAACCTTTTTGCCTGAAGTATCCGCCTCAACCAGTTTAAACACACCGATACTTTTTACCCCTACGCGGTGCAGGGCTGGCAAATAAGCATTTTGCAGGTAATTGTCCAAACGGTCTTCCTGTGCCTGGGTTTTTAAATGATAGATCTTCAACTGGTAGTAATAACCATCAGCCGCCCTGGCTGATCCGCTTGTGCCAACGCAAAGGAGCGCAGTTAAAAAAATCAATAGATAATAATACCGGGCAACGTAAGATGAACTCATATTTAGTTTAATTTGGGTGAATTTAAGAATTTTATAATCGGATATGGCGTAAATTTATTTAAAGCCGGGGCAACTTTATAACTGCCGGTAACTAATTATTTCCTTAGTAGCCTTTTATTTCTACTGCCCTGGTAATTATCAGCATCAAACAAAAAGGGATAACAAATCATCAATTCGTCATCCCTTTTTGTAAAATGTTAAAACAGGCTAATTATTTAACCCATTGGGTTTCCAATAACTTCATAAAATAACCGCCAACTACACTGCGGGCCTGGAAACCCACCATCTTACCATCTTTAGTTTCATGCCAATCACTAAGCGGCACACGGGATGTGGTTTCAGTTGCAAATTTATAAACGGGGTCAACCAACGCTTTAAAATCTTTAGGATTATCAGCTAAGGAAGCCGTCCAAATAATCCAGTCAGATTTAGTGTAGGTCTTGCGGCTATCCAATGGCAAACCAAACTCGTTTTGTTTGGTTAAGTAGTAATTGATCTCCTTTTTATATACCTGCGCGGGGAATAAGTGTAAGCCCAATACTTTGTCCCATATCAGGTTATACTTTTGGCTCCAGGTATCTTTCTTTTCAAATACCAGCGAATAATGGTCGCCGGCATCGGCAAGTTTTTGCCACCTGTTAGCCATATCCACAGCAATAGCTTTATATTTTTGTGCTACCGCCTTTTGGCCTAGTTTATCAGCCATGTCTGCATAAGCACCTAAGGCTACAATTGCTTTAACTGATAAATTAGCATTCCGTGCAAGATGGCCCGCAAAATCATCGGTACACAGCTGGTTCCCCGGATCAAAGCCATTTTCGCTCAAGTAGTTAGCCCAGGTACTCAGTGTTTTCCAGTGTTTTTTTGCATAGGAGGCGTTTCCTTCTGCTTTTACAATAGCCGCGGTAAGGATTATCATATTACCTGATTCTTCAACAGGCATATTTTCGCCATAGGTTTGCCCGTTCGCCAGCGGGTACGTACCCAGGTCATGCGCCGCAAAATCACGACCCCAGGCTTTGCTGTCGCAATAAAAGAAAATCCCGTTCAACATCCCTTCCAATAATACCGGGTTATAAATAAGATACAGCGGGGCCGATGGATAAGTAACATCAACGGTGTTAATTGAGCCGTTACTGAAGTTTTCTTTTGATAAGAACAGCGTGGTTCCCTGCGGGCTTTTTAACAATTGGTGAGCCGCAATGCTTTGGCGATAACCCAATACACATAAGTCTGCATAGTTTTTTCCGCCGGCTTTAAGTGCTGCATTGTACATGCTTCTATTAAAGGCGTCGCATTTTTGCATTACAGCAGCGTAGTCAGTAGCAGCCGTGGTTAATTCCTTCTCTATGGTTGCGCCTGCAGTTTTCCACCATGGTTTTAAATTTTGCTTAAAGTATTGAACAGAGTACAGGTCATCATATCCCAGCTCAACAAATTTATCTTTTGCTGTGCCGCCAATATTACCAAAATCAAGCACTGTATTTAATACCAGCCCGCGCCCTTTGGTGACTTTGCTGCTTGTATTTATAACCTGCCCGGTGAACGAATTTACAGCATCGCTTTGCGGCGTTACATACTGTACCGCATTTTCTGCAGCCGGAGCAGCTACGTACATGTACCCCCAATCAATCCGCAAGTCATCACCTTTTTTCTGCAAAACCGGCTGTGCAACAGTACCTGCTTTAAGGATTGATAACGATTGGGTAAGGTATTTCTGCGTAGTTACCTCCTGCGCCGGTGTGTTCACGGCTATACCGGTTGATGCACCGAAATATACTTTTACCTTGTGATTTTTCCCGTCATTTGACTTTACTTTATAGCTAACGTATGAAACCGGCCTCGCGAAAATATTCAAATCATTCATCAGCAACGGCGAGGTAAATGTTACTTTCAAATCCACACCAACACATTCAAAATCATAGATGGTTTGCGTAGCATTTACCGTAACATCTTTTTGTTTAGCAAGCAATACTCCTGTTGACTTCGCTTTTGGTTCATTAGCAAGCCCCACATCAAGCCAGGCGCCACCGGCGGTGTTGGCGCAATGAATAGCCAATACATTCTTACCTTTTAGCAGTTTCTCTTTAAACTTGTCTTTAAGCGGGATCATCTTAAAATCACTGGTCCACCCCACGGTGTTGAAGATCTTTTCACCGTTCAGGTAAACTTCAATATTGTCGTCATGGTACAGTTTTAAAAATAACCTGTCTATATTCAAATCATTTAGCGTGAATGTTCTCCTCACCCAAATATCTTTACCCGCCCACAACGTCTTCGCTTGTTTCTTATCGTCAGAAAAAGGAGCTGTTCCTGTTTTCCATTTGGCATCATCAAATTTCACTTCCTGCCAATCCTTCGCAGGTTCGGTCTCTGTGTATTGGCACTTATAAGTCATCTCATCTGATGCTGGCAAAACCGTAGTAAAGGCCGGCATATCTTTCCCTAAAAAACGATAGGTGGTGTTATCCACTTTAATCATTCCTATTAACGATTGGTCTTTGCCGGTCCAGTGCCTCGTAGGGTGCGCATTTAAGCTATCCGTCATAGACCAAATGCTGAAATAAGTATTGTGCGTAATCAGCGGATACGCCGGCGCTTTTTTCACCTGGCCGTTAACTAAATTACAGGCGGAAGCCAGCAGCAATAAAGCTGTTGTAAGTTTTTTTTTCATGATGTGCAGATAATGTTTTACCGGGAAAATAAAAAATTCACAGCCGGCGGTCCACAAATATAAAGTATGAGCCGCCAACTGTGAATTAAATATTATAACTCTCTAACCCAAATATTGCGATAGCTAAGAGGTTCGCTTTTGTCGCCGTGGGCTTGTAGTTTTATTGGAGAAGGGCCATGTTTAATATATTCGGGTTTGCCAATATATTTAGTTGGGCCTTTTAATTCGAAGTTGTTTTCAACCAACACGCCGTTAAAGAATACAGTAACGTGTGCGGTTGTTTTTACAGTACCGTCTTCGTTAAAAGTTGGTGCCGTCCAAATCACATCATAAGTCTGCCATTGTCCGGGCATTCTTCCGGGGTTAGCCAAAGGAATAGCTTGCTTGTAAATACTGCCTGCCATACCGTTAACATAGGTTTTGTTGTTGTATGAATCCAAAACCTGCAATTCGTAACCGTCGTCGCCTTTTCCTATTGAAGCCAGGAAAATCCCGCTGTTACCCCGGGCCTGTCCCGAGCCTGTAATACTTGCAGGGACTTTCCACTCAATGTGTAACTGGTAATTGGTAAATTTTTGTTTGGTTTCGATGTTTCCGTAATGTTTGTTTACAGTCAGGATGTCATTTTTAACATCCCATTTAGCCGGCGACTGGTCGTCAACCTGTACCCATTGATCCAGGTTTTTACCGTCGAACAATTTTATAGCATCAGAAGGCGCATCCCTGAAGGCGCTGCCAGGTGTTACCACCTTCGGAATTGGCTCCCATATTTCGGTATCTTCAGGCTTAGCCTGTTGGGCGTGCGCCATAAAAAAGCTACCCGTTAATGCTGCAGTGAATAAAATTGAGTATTTCATTTTTTTGTTTTAATGGATTAAATTGAACCGATAAGGCTTACAGCCTGTTAACTATTTAAACATGCAATACATTCTTTACATAAGCGGCGCTTTCAGCAATGCTTACAAAAGGATCAATGTTTATATAATTTTCCTGTTCAACAATAAAATGTTTTAAACCGGCAAGTTTAGCGTGGCTCAAAATGCCCTTAAAATCAATACTGCCTTTACCTATTTCGGTATTTAAGTCAGTTTGTTTTTTATCCCTGTCCTTTATATGGCACAATGCAAAACGGCCCGGATGCTCCCTGAATAGTTTAACCGGATCCTGCCCGGCACGAACCACCCAAAATATATCCATTTCCATGTGCACCAGCTTCGGATCAGTTTCCTTCAAAATGGTGTCGTAAAAAGTAGTACCATCAATTGGTTTCCACTCAAAATTGTGGTTATGGTAACCCAGTTGCAAGCCTGATTTTTTACACAGCTCAGCGGCTTTGTTTAATTTGGCGGCAACCTCTTTAAACTGTTCAGCGCTCTTTAAAACTTCGCCGTTAATTGAAGGTACAACAACGTAGGTCATGCCGGTAGCGTTTGCCGCTTCAATATAACTTTCAAGTTCGGTAGTTTTGCCATGAACAAAGTACTCGTCCATCCCAAAATGCCCGCTTGGGGTGGTAAGGCCGTGGTCTTTCAGCAAGCTGCTGAATGATTTTGCATCCAGGCCCCAAAAGCCGCCTTGCTTTGAATAGCCAAACGTTTCAACTTCTTTATACCCTGCGGCGGCTACTTTGGCTATTACACCTTTCACATCTTTTGGCAGCTGGTCGCGCAGGCTGTACAGTTGCAAGCCTGCAACCTTTGTTCCTTTTGCTGATAATAACCGCGGCGCTATCATCAAGCCGGCAGATAGCAGCCCGGCCTGTGTTAAAAATTTTCTCCTGGTTGTCATTTGGTTGTTTATTTAGTGTAGAGTGTTTTAAATCCGGATAGTTTAATCGCCTGTTAAACGTCGCAAATTTGTATAGCCTTTTTTAACGAAGCTATTTTATCTTTCGCCTTGGGAACAAACTCCTGCCCTACGTAACCCTTAAAGCCGGTAGCAACAATTGCCTTCATTACCGCAGGGTAGTAAAGTTCCTG of Mucilaginibacter xinganensis contains these proteins:
- a CDS encoding TolC family protein, which produces MKILYTILLLTISLNAFCSGEADSTRLTLKEVVAMAKDNSIAAKQAVTTRETKYWQWRTFKSNYQPQLSLNGNLPAYSKTSTPVVQPDGTIIFQPIHYDNSSLTLNFSQSITATGATIYGQTQMQRFDDFDRNSILYNGVPYAIGFSQPLGQFNSLKWDKKIQPLLYNESRQAYIEAQEQISITVTGYFFDLLLAQVNLQTAEANLINTQKILKIANLKFDLGKVSKNEILQLQLEQLNAKKAVGTAKRDMEIATLNLRSYIGHEGDEKIVLQVPETISQMSVTADRVLTEAFANRSDAIAFMRRIAEAKRDVALAHGQTGLTATLTANIGTSNSAKNIVGVYRSPQNQQLVELQFSIPVLDWGRSKAKIKTAEANQKFTEYSVEQDKQTFKQQIVTQVSLFNVMKDQLALTAEADSIASEKYKIARERYVLGDLSITDLSIAFQENDQAKRDYVQSLRDFWSAYYQLRYLSLYDFEKNEKITCK
- a CDS encoding ABC transporter permease; amino-acid sequence: MLKNYFKIAIAVLRRRKFFTFISLFGISFTLTILLVLTAFIDKVVGDSYPDKKRDRSLYVSRIQLSMKDGRSSGPVSFYLLDHYGRALKTPVKVGISSGFSGTNTYVNNKKIAVNYKYTNEDYWDIMEYDFTEGNAFSKQQIDNADKVAVISEDMKREYFGDVSSVVGKYIEADNVKYRVTGVVKNVPITSYMVYSDIYLPYTVAKTDFRKDKGYQGGFFGVFLANSKADVSKMHNEYEDMVNRLPLPRKEVIKIYSHADPYIRSYLDAGDEQHSGMTIAITAISIFALLVMLLPTLNLVNINITRIMERSSEIGVRKAFGASSRTLVYQFIVENIILTLLGGLIGVVLSIIALQVLNGANLIPNLVLTLNFTVLGIGLLICFCFGLLSGVYPAWRMSKLNVVTALKAQ
- a CDS encoding NIPSNAP family protein → MSSSYVARYYYLLIFLTALLCVGTSGSARAADGYYYQLKIYHLKTQAQEDRLDNYLQNAYLPALHRVGVKSIGVFKLVEADTSGKKVYVLIPYKTFEQIKKVDQQLSADQQYLADGKDYIDAAHNEAPFNRLETVLLSAFPKMPAPAVPELTANKTDRVYELRSYESATEKYNVNKVKMFNDGNEVALFKRLGFNAVFYAEVLAGSHMPNLMYMTTFNNKADRDKHWDAFSNDPEWKVLVAKKEFQNNVSKADIFFLHPTAYSDF
- a CDS encoding glutaminase family protein, which produces MKKKLTTALLLLASACNLVNGQVKKAPAYPLITHNTYFSIWSMTDSLNAHPTRHWTGKDQSLIGMIKVDNTTYRFLGKDMPAFTTVLPASDEMTYKCQYTETEPAKDWQEVKFDDAKWKTGTAPFSDDKKQAKTLWAGKDIWVRRTFTLNDLNIDRLFLKLYHDDNIEVYLNGEKIFNTVGWTSDFKMIPLKDKFKEKLLKGKNVLAIHCANTAGGAWLDVGLANEPKAKSTGVLLAKQKDVTVNATQTIYDFECVGVDLKVTFTSPLLMNDLNIFARPVSYVSYKVKSNDGKNHKVKVYFGASTGIAVNTPAQEVTTQKYLTQSLSILKAGTVAQPVLQKKGDDLRIDWGYMYVAAPAAENAVQYVTPQSDAVNSFTGQVINTSSKVTKGRGLVLNTVLDFGNIGGTAKDKFVELGYDDLYSVQYFKQNLKPWWKTAGATIEKELTTAATDYAAVMQKCDAFNRSMYNAALKAGGKNYADLCVLGYRQSIAAHQLLKSPQGTTLFLSKENFSNGSINTVDVTYPSAPLYLIYNPVLLEGMLNGIFFYCDSKAWGRDFAAHDLGTYPLANGQTYGENMPVEESGNMIILTAAIVKAEGNASYAKKHWKTLSTWANYLSENGFDPGNQLCTDDFAGHLARNANLSVKAIVALGAYADMADKLGQKAVAQKYKAIAVDMANRWQKLADAGDHYSLVFEKKDTWSQKYNLIWDKVLGLHLFPAQVYKKEINYYLTKQNEFGLPLDSRKTYTKSDWIIWTASLADNPKDFKALVDPVYKFATETTSRVPLSDWHETKDGKMVGFQARSVVGGYFMKLLETQWVK
- a CDS encoding efflux RND transporter periplasmic adaptor subunit, whose protein sequence is MAIASNYAIQGTIMDKEITQEVTSQRKRKTVGIVLISLTVLIALIWIVRTTLKSSIKKSEITTAVVETGNIENTLNATGEVLPEFEEILTSPINASIKNVIMDAGKKVNAGQSILTLDKSATQTDFEKLKFQLESKQNEIKKLKLDLNKSFYDIQSNNDIKKLRIDNLADAVENAKRLFKAGGGTREGIEQAELNLKVAQLEKKQLENEVKNKQQTMQIEIKEAEIAADILSSDLVAQQRKLNLANIVATRAGVVTFVNRNIGANVHEGESLARIADLGSFKVQGSISDNSLDQLHTGLPVIVLINEVQLRGHVVNVSPSIQNSIISFDIQLDERNNKQLRPNMKVDVYLVTATHNHIMRVANGPAFKGPDLQDIYVVNNGKAERRTVHIGLTNFDFVEIKDGVKPGDVVINSDMSGYKNSKEISIN
- a CDS encoding phytoene desaturase family protein, with translation MQLKKRDYDAVVVGSGPNGLAAAILMQQNGLSVLLLEGKPTIGGGLRTAELTLPGYLHDICSAVHPLAAASPFFETLPLAAHGLEYIYPEIAAAHPLDNGTAAILTGSIEETGRLLGADADTYLKLMQPVVKDWPVIAADVLGPLHFPMHPIAMARFGLPALTSASHLVKRFKTPEARGLFAGMAAHAIQPLSNLATSAIALVLMANGHLKGWPIPKGGSNQIANALASYFVSIGGKIETNTYITSLNQLPSAHAFLFDVTPRQLLKIAGHKFSPLYKWQMERYRYGMGVFKVDWALDAPIPFKAAECGKAGTIHIGNTFEEIEEGEQQIWDGKHPEKPYVLLAQPSILDSSRAPQGKHTAWAYCHVPNGSEKDMTATIENQVERFAPGFKDTILGRHTMNTVQMEEYNPNYIGGDINGGVIDLGQLFTRPVLRWSPYKTSAKGIYICSSSTPPGGGVHGMCGYHAAKRALKDVFNRRLVS
- a CDS encoding ABC transporter ATP-binding protein, whose translation is MISLQSIEKVYRTNTVETLALNSISLEIAKGEFLSIMGPSGCGKSTLLNIMGLLDLPSKGAITIADQKTDHLSDKQLAHFRNQKLGFIFQSYHLINDLQVLDNVELPLLYRNVSARERRQLATEALEKVGLSNRVKHFPNQLSGGQKQRVAIARAIVGRPEIILADEPTGNLDSAMGNEIMDILMQLNQKDGTTIVMVTHDENMAHKTHRLVRLFDGSQVQ